TAAGCCTGTTTTCGTATAAATGCACGGTTGAATCAGCTTTCATTGTCTACAAGTCTGAAATATTTTAACTTCCATTGATTTCAGATAACAAAGCAGATTCAAGCTGTGAATGAGGTGTATAAGCTTCACAATCTTCCTGAATTTTACAAGGTTAGCTTTTTCGTGCTTTTCAAACTCGAATCGGTTCCTGAATGTATGACAATATATTGGATCAAACGATTTCTCAAAACACTAATTCACTTGATGGGGTCTTGGTGATCACAGGATCCACGCCCTCACATCTCGGTAGCTTGAGCATTGGGTGACATCAGCAATTCCCTGAACAAAGTGGTTGAAGAAGAAAGACGAAGATCTACCATCGGAGGATCGTTACAGAAATGTATTTTTACCAGTAAATTCAATGGTATCGATATCGAATGTAGGATTGGTaataaaacacacaaaataTGTAAATTTTCTGAAGAATAATGTAGCCATTTAACTGTATTGTGAAATTCCGAGAATATATGGCTGAGCATTGGATGAGAAGACATTTCTTCGTTGGTGTCGAACTTCTTGTCGAAGGTATTGGCACCAGTGTAAACGTCATCATCCATGTTGATGGTAATTACTTACCAGCTACTAAGGGTGTCGGAACAACCTTGCACGCACCCTCCTGTGCATTACTTGGTATTGTCTCGGATTCTCCAAACTTGAATGCTAATGTAAACCCACTCTTGACCTTTCCGTCATCTGCAATTACCGGAAAGCCGGCTTGGATGTTGCCGTTGACCTACCAAACTTAAAATACCGACGAAATGTTGGAGTACTTCAGTGTACTACTCGTTTTTGTATGCGAGAGCTCCACCTCTATCGTTGTAACAGCATCTGATGCGGACTAGTCCTTCATTCCCGTTACTCTTTGCCATCTCCACTTCAAACTTGGTGTGATGGCTCCCGGCCTCCTCTCCGGTGAAATTGAGTAACCCCGGAGCTGGCGTGCCATCAAGATTTCCGTTGTGTCTCTATTTGCTGTTGTGGTTCGGTTCCACTATAAACTTGGCAGAGTTAGCATTTTCATTCTGTTGTCTGTATATCTTGATATTACAAGTATTTGTTGTGCAAAATGCATGCTAAGTTCAAGTTAtgtttatatgtgtgtgtgtgttgccaCTTTTCCAACGTTTTCTCCAAAATTGTGACGAGCAACAAAGCAGTTTTGATTCCGTGCACAACAACGATACCTCGAAAGAAATTGATTCTTCCCCAGAAAGATGTTTTAAAACAAAGTTGAACAAGGGAAGAAAACTTTTGAATCGCAATCAGATGTCTGGTCAAATTCTTTAACAGTTGATGTATACAGAAGTTCCTTGCTTATGACACGACTTATGAGAGGATGTATGTATTGCATTTGcatcaaaagaaagaaagaaggttGTAAGTGGTAAGGGAACGACTACCGATGCCGCTCCACTTCTAATCAAAGGGATCGATCCGAGGGTCGTGTTCACTTGCCATCGCCATTCCAGTGCAAAGGCATGTCGGGCACATTACCTGCCACATTTACAGACGCAATGTTAGATATAGCTGCCATTTGGAAGTCATCTCTCAAAATTTTGCTACTAAATTAATCTTAAACTTCATTTCCAgtgcaatttttttcttctgaattgTCTTTCACATGCCCGACAAATAGAAGTATCACCAAACATGTGAATATAGAGCATCTAAGCGGCAGGCACTAAAAGGAATTTAGTATGCAATAAACATTCAACGGACATAATTATATGTCTAACCTTTCCCGCTCCTGAGCAATTTGAACATCGTTCAGTTTTTGGCAGAGATAGGGGTTGGTTTCCGCCATCAGCTGTCGATACTGGTTCAGTAAGAACAAGGGTTCCAGTGCTGGAGCAACGAGCACAAGCAAGAGATCCTGCGTAAGTATCAAATACACAGGTAAGTTGACATACGAAACCAATCCGAACATCTCCATCGTATATATTTAAAGCTACAGTACATAAAACTAAAAGTCAGAAATATAGGACATTATCACACCAGTTCCAAGACAATATTTGCATCGTTTATGCTCCTGCTGTTTCACATTGTTTATTTCAACTACCATCAATGCTGAGATCACTCCGACTGCTCCTCCAGAGAATGACGCCACTATGGGATCAACTTGACTGCAGTTTGAAAGTAAAGGAGATCAATAAACGAAACTGGTAACAACATAGTATCAACATTATTTAGCTTCGTTTCAAGAAAGATGACATCCTAGGTTTTTCTAATGTGTAAAAATTGAGGATCCTCGTAAAATTTGACTATATCGGTTCCCAAAGCATTTGATTCCTACGTTACAGACGGAAAACAGCAACAATCGAATTTAAAGATTCATAACACGATAGATGGTACAAAATTTCAAAACGATAATTACTAGAGAACAGGAGGGTTAATAGCCTGAGATATGAGCAATACCTCAACTGCAACGGCAGATGCATATTTACTATAAAGTCTTTATATGATGTGCCTCCTATTCCCAGCTTCAACTCCAACTGAAAGATGTAAAGGTAATTGTAGGCAAAGAGTTACAAACATAACCGAATCCATGTTTTATAAGCAACAACTACACTTATTTTGATATGTTTCCtcattttttacttgcaaattcCAAACCATATTGTCGGACCagtaaaagaaaataatgtttATGATAACTGTTAAAACTAATTACAACAAGTTAATGCATAAAGAACTTACGGAGGGTGCTATGAGGCCACCGAAAAGGATAAACCCCGCAATAATTGAATAACAAACAGCATAATACTGCTTAAGGTTGTCTGAACTCTGCAAGCAATGAATTCACCTTGTGATTAATACTTTGCACAAACACTAGTTTTCGCAATTTTTTATGAATCGACAAAAGGCTACAACAAAATATGGCTAAAACATGTCGGGGATATGAAAATACATGTCTTCACAGGGGCACCAGCTTACCAGGGGAGGCAAAAATGGAATGAACGATGGAAAACTAGGAAGTTCGTTTTCTTGATCTTCATTTACCGCTCCAAGCTCTGCACGTTTAATCCGCTGTTGTATCCTCAGCCTGCGAACCTACGCATATCGAAGCTCATTCTTAAAGAACACATTTCTAATGGCAATTGGAGAGTAATTTAAAACATGCTACACTGAGAAAGTGGTAGCAACTAGCAATTGCTCTCACCTCCTCCATATGCAAGAAAATTTTGTTGCGACGACTCCGAATATTATCTTGAATTTCCTGCAGCTCCATTGTGGCAAAATCCTGCACTGTTTCAGGCCCCTCTATGATACAAAATCTGCACCATTAAGcatgtaaaaattaaaaattacaaGCTACAAAGCAATTTCCGTATAGTTGTTGGGTTAAATAACATCAACAGCAAATAAATCACATAGGTTTTTCACATAaagttacaaactttcaagGACTAATAAGCTGTCTGCAATCTCATAAATTTCACAGTGCAAAGTAACAATCCAAAGCTTGGAACTTTAAATTTCCACCTTCTGTTAATTTTTTAGTGCACCTGGTGTCGTTAGATTCGAGTAGTATGtcacattaaattttttttttctgtgcatgcatttttttttaaaagaaaatttatattGTTAAAGAGCgagttcgaaactattacatTATGGAAGGACATAGTACCGAAACTCCGACgatcaaaaacaaaatcatgtACAACCACTCCAAGCAGTCAACATGGCCATCACATATTGAATCCAAAATGTTGACGCCCCATTCGCTGCATATAATGTACAGACGAGCGGCAGCTTCAACCAGTTCTGCCATATCCGGCTGGATGAGAGCAGCTAAAGACATGATTGTTCCCTAATAACATGAATAAATTGAGTAAACACCAAAAGTAGCAGCAAGGGAAGGAGATGTGAAGTATATGAAGAGGTGTAAGACCTGTGAATGTCCAGCAACAAAGATTTTGGAGCTTGTTGTCGAATAATGCAACGCGTCATTTCTGGTAGATCAAATAGAGCCAATTCCCGCCAACTCCAATTCCAAAATTTCTACAGTAAAGCATAAATCTTATTCTCTCTTCTGATAAAGATGAGTGTCCCAGACTCCAACGTGTTCCACACACATTCCCTACCCATACATCGAAACCTTCATCTGCAAGGACGAATCCCAGCGATTCTTCTGGAGAATTTAAGAATCATGCATCACCTGGTTAAGATCAAGAAAAGCCAGTAACCAAgttcaattgagttaaaatgTATCCCATGGATGTTCATCACTTTGCCCAATTGTTCTTTTCAAGAAAGGAAATTTCAACAGAACCTGAAAACTTCAGATCAGGGGGCACCAAATAGTGAGCTAtacattcaaaatttgaaataatcAACTTAGTAGGACCAGTATGTTGAAAAAATAGGAAGGAGCTATGAAAGTAAGACTTTTCACTAATCAGGCGTCCAGAGAATCCATATTTTACCCGCGTATCAGTTACGGGGAACACTCCCCACCAGAGCAATCTCATTAGTCCTTCACATCTCAACCGTACAGAAGTTGCACTAACAAACATGACTCCTATTAGTCCTTCACATCTCAAATCCAGGAAGTACCCATCTTTCGTCTGAATCTGGAAAATAAGCAGCAGTCAATTTAACAATCTCGGTATCTCAAAGTTACTCACTTTAATCACAAATTTAGCAATTAAACATATAAATGGGCATTTTTTTAGGGAAATATTAGTATAGTACTCACTGTGTGCTCGGAGCAAGAGTACCCAGAAAGCTCAATGAGCTGCGCACAGAGGACTGCAGTGGTGAACGACAGCGACCGCACAGAGGACTGCAGTGGTGAACGACAGTGACCAATTCTGTAAAATTTAGTCGAGTTTTGGGAAATTTCTGCAGCGATTTCGGAGGTCAAGAGGCTGATAAGGAAAGCCGCGACCAAAGGGCACTGGTCTGGAAGAAAGGCTTTGGTCGCCGCTATCGCAATTCACGAAGGAAGAAGTGCCCCAAAACAATTTCGGCCCTGGACAGGTGCACTGTTTGCACTGAGCCAGGGCCGGCCCTGAATCGCGATAACGTCCTTCTCCAAACAGTATATATACAGATGCTAGAAAAATCTACCGGAACTATTCAATTCTAGCGTCTACAGCTTTAGCATTAGTTGGTACAAGGGGCATTCTTCCAAAGAGGGAGATGAAATCGTTGAGGCACCAAATAGTGAGCTAtacattcaaaatttgaaataaccTCTTGGTAGGACCAATATGttgaaaaaattggaaggagctATGAAAGTATGGCTTTTCACTAATCAGGCGTCCACAGAATCAATATTTTACTCACAGATCATTTACGGGGAACACTCCCCACCATAACAATCTTTTTAGTCCTTCACATCTCAAACCAAGTAGAAATTGCAGTAACAAACACGACTTCTATTAGTCCTTCACATCTCAAACCCAGTAAGTACCCATCTTTCGTCTGAATCTGGAAAACAAGCAGCAGTGGATTCAACAATCTGGGTATCTCAAAGTCACTCACTTTAATcacaaaattaacaattaaacaTATAAATGGGCATTTATTTAGTGAAATATTAGTATAGTACTCACTGTGTGCTCGGAGCAAGAGTACCCAGAAAGCTCAATGAGCTGCGCACAGAGGGACTGCAGCGGTGACGACGGCAACCGATTCTGTAAAATTCAGTCGAGTTTTGGGCGATTTCTGCAGCGATTTCGGAGGTCAAGAGGCTGATAAGGAAAGCTGGGACGGAAGGGCACTGGTCTGGAAGAAAGGCTCAGGACACCGCTGTCCCGATTCGTGAAGGAAGAAGTGCCCCCAAAACAATTTCGGCTCTGGACAGGTGTACTGTTTGCACTGGACCAGGGTCGGCCCTGGCGATAACGTCCCCCAAACAGCACATATACAGATGCTAGAAATATATAAATGTAACCTGAAACTACTAGAACCATTCAATTCTAGCGTCTACAGCTTTAGCATTAGTTGGTACAAGGGACATTCTTCCAAAGAGGGAGATGAACTCATTGAGGCTCTTATTTATTCCTCCTCTTGATGTGCCCTTTTAGGCTGCTAATTCCACACGATCCAATCTCATACATCTTCCCTGCAAAAGCATGTGTGCCTGACTTCAAGATCAAAtttttccaacaaaagaaaCTTAAAGATCAAACTCGCTAGAGGAATAAGTGGTGCACAAGGGTGTTAAAATCTTGACATATGTATATTTTTGGCAGATTTTATGTGAGCATGCAACTAAAACTGGCATCACTATCAATGGTGCACAAAGATTGGTGGAAAACTTTAACAGTTTGAGTTGTAACTTCTCCATTGTATTTGTTAAGGCAAGACGGATGTCATCTATTCATTTTTCTGTAAAACTTAAAAGGCTGCATAGCAGCTCTTGTTCGTTGTATTGAATACCGTGGTTTTACTGATGAATGCAGAGTTTGCTGATGATTCATACGACAAGCAATTGAAAATCCCATCATTATGCCCCCCATAtaccagaagaaaaaaaagtcattTACACAAATTCAGAGCGTTCATCCACTGTAATTTGCAGATATAGAAACGTTAAGATAAAAGGAAATGCAAAGTACCTTTCACCAAATTGGAGGAGCACCGGTGGCATTAGCAAGTTAGCAACGGGAATTGACATACCAATATCTTCACAGTTTCTGCACAAGCACAAATCAAAAGAATCCGGAGGTGGAGTTATGTACCTCTCCTTGGAAAATGCCACCTCTTGGGATTTCAAAATATGCGGCCGTGGCTAGCCGTCTGACCACGCCAATTCCACCAAAGCCGCCGCAACGCGGTGTAGTGTCCGATTGATTGCTTCAAATCAGAGCTTCGTATCCATGTGTTTATCAGCAGAGAGTACCCAAAACCCCTGaaaattatttctttattcAGATAATAAAATATCCCAAATTTCGAATTTTAATTCCGAATCAAAAATagggtttgaattttgattacCTATAAATTGGGGGGTTGCGGTGGAAAGGGAGTCAGCCAAGACGGCGATATGCGTCCTCGAGAGGGCTATGAAAATACAAATTACAGAGCGTGTTGGGACGATGTACAAGGCTTTTGCAGTCTCTCAAATATAAATACCGAAGCTCCGTAAGGCGTTCAATCCAGGGGGAAAGCTCTTTAATAGATGTTCCATCCAGGAAAAGACTTCTTAATCCTTCCATATTTTCTTCAATGCTTGGAAACAACTCAAATTTTGTACAAccggaaagagagagagagaaaagggacTTGAGCTGACAAATGCTGCTTGGAAGACTCTTAAGTTCTTTGCAATCTTTTAGATTCAAATGATTCAATCCCGTAAGATTATTAATTGACGAGGGcagttctttaatttttgaccCGGATAAATTAAGCTCTTCTAACTCCTCCATACCTTCTGAAATCTTTGGAAACATCTCAAGACTAGAGCAGCCAGAAAGATTAAAGGTTTTGAGAGATTTCATACGAATGCTGCTTGGAAGACTCTTAAGTTCCGTGCAATTATGTAGATTCAAATGACACAACCTCGTAAGATTATTAATTGACGAGGAcagttctttaatttttgagcAGGGTAAATCAAGCTTTTCTAACCCCTCAATACCTTCTGAAATCGATGGAAACATCTCAAGACTGAAGCAGCCATAAAGATTAAAGGTTTTCAGACATTTCATATGAATGCAGCTTGGAAGACTCTTAAGTTCCTTGCAATCTTTTAGGTTGAAATGACTCAACCCCGTGAGATTATTAATTGACAGGGAcagttctttaatttttgaccCGGATAAATTAAGCTCTTCTAACTCCTCCATACCTTCTGAAATCTCTGGAAACATCTCAAGACTGGTGCAGTCAGAAAGATTAAAGGTTTTGAGAGATCTCATACGAATTTTGCTAGGTAGAATCTTAAGTTCCTTGCAATCTTTTAGGTTGAAATGACTCAACCCCGAGAGATTATTAATTGACAGGGGcagttctttaatttttgaccCAGATAAATTAAGCTCTTCTAACCCCTCCATACCTTCTGAAATCTCTGGAAACATCTCAAGACTGGAGCAGTCACAAAGATTAAAGGTTTTGAGAGATCTCATACAAATTTTGCTAGGTAGAATCTTAAGTTCCTTGCAATCTTTTAGGTTGAAATGACTCAACCCCGAGAGATTATTAATTGACAGGGgcaattctttaatttttgaccCGGATAAATTAAGCTCTTCTAACTCCTCCATACCTTCTGAAATCTCTGGAAACATCTCAAGACTGGAGCAGTCAGAAAGATTCAAGGTTTTGAGAGATCTCATACAAATTTTGCTAGGTAGAATCTTAAGTTCATTGCACCCATGCagatccaataaaacaaggttTGTAAGAGTCGAAATAGACGGGTGAACCTCAACTAAGCTTATACAACTTCGAACAATTAGCCTCTCAAGATTTGGCACATTTGTGAAGTCAGGGGTTTCCTTAAGGGATTGACAATAACTTAAATTGATGAATTTCAACTTTTCCTGCGTCTGTTCAAACATTCAGGAAAACATGCATTACTTAATAAGACATCTCACTCAAAGCCCAAACATTTAAAAGATACAAATACATGTAAATGATTGTACGTACCTGGGTTCCTTCCCAAAGTCGGTCAATGAGACTACATTGCATGTCAAGTTCAACAAGATTTTCGAATTGAAAGTTGGATGGCAAAGACTTGAGAGGGAAACCAAGCCAGGAGAGATACCTCAGGTTAAGCAACTTTAAGGACCCAAACAGGTGTTGTTTGCAGTACTCATCTTTAAAAACGAAGTGCCTATAACTGATCTCGAGAAGTCTTCGTTGAGCATTTAAGTTCCCATGAAGACCGATCGTGAGAAGTCTTCGTTGAATCCTTCTAACAACAGATTCAGCATTTAAGTGCCTATGACTGATCTTGAGAAGTCTTAGTTGAGTCATtctaacaaaagcttcagcaTTTAAGCATGGCCAGCCTGAGTACGAGAAATCCACAATTATGCTTTCAACTGTTTTTGTAGCCTGTGCAAATCAAAGTAAAGGAAAATACAGAGAAATTAGTTTTGATTATGAAATTAATGATTGTTTCTTAAGGAGCCGTCTGATAATCATTTCATTTtctatttaattgttttcaattttcattattaaaacaatgaaaactaaaaataaaaaattgaaaacaaaaatggttatcaaatgggCCTAAGAAATTGATTTTGGTCAAAAGTTGAAGCTTTCTACTAATAATTGCATAAGAAAAAGATTTCTCACCGTATTTTGAGATAGCACGTGATGAACATCTTCATAACTCCACAACCTACTTCGTCTCCCAGGCTCTTTGATACATTCTTGGCGGACGATTTCCCGACCCATTTCCGCTAATGAATCATGCATCTCCAGTTCCCCCTCCCCTGAGACAGTTATGAGTGCTCGATCGATTAGAACTCTTATTCCAGTATAAGGATGGAAACCACAATCTTCCAGAATTCGGGCTGCACAGTCTTTCTCCATCCCTTTAAAGAAACATGCAATGTCTAGAAagatgtccttctccttgtcatcTAGTCCATCGAAGCTTGATTTAAGCACATCATGAATTCCCCTTCGCgggattttccttattttttctaACTCATCTTCCCACTCGCGTATAGTTTTGTTACCAAGAAAAGCTCCCAAGACTTTGAGTGCTAAAGGCAGGCCTTGAGCATATTCTACGACATGATTCGAGAGATCATCATAATCTCTGGTGGGTTGGTTTTTTCTGAAGGCGTGCCGCCTAAA
This region of Malus domestica chromosome 07, GDT2T_hap1 genomic DNA includes:
- the LOC103420607 gene encoding protein ORANGE, chloroplastic isoform X5 codes for the protein MELQEIQDNIRSRRNKIFLHMEEVRRLRIQQRIKRAELGAVNEDQENELPSFPSFIPFLPPLSSDNLKQYYAVCYSIIAGFILFGGLIAPSLELKLGIGGTSYKDFIVNMHLPLQLSQVDPIVASFSGGAVGVISALMVVEINNVKQQEHKRCKYCLGTGSLACARCSSTGTLVLTEPVSTADGGNQPLSLPKTERCSNCSGAGKVMCPTCLCTGMAMASEHDPRIDPFD
- the LOC103420607 gene encoding protein ORANGE, chloroplastic isoform X4, which encodes MSLAALIQPDMAELVEAAARLYIICSEWGVNILDSICDGHVDCLEWLYMILFLIVGVSVLCPSIIFCIIEGPETVQDFATMELQEIQDNIRSRRNKIFLHMEEVRRLRIQQRIKRAELGAVNEDQENELPSFPSFIPFLPPLSSDNLKQYYAVCYSIIAGFILFGGLIAPSLELKLGIGGTSYKDFIVNMHLPLQLSQVDPIVASFSGGAVGVISALMVVEINNVKQQEHKRCKYCLGTGSLACARCSSTGTLVLTEPVSTADGGNQPLSLPKTERCSNCSGAGKVMCPTCLCTGMAMASEHDPRIDPFD
- the LOC103420607 gene encoding disease resistance protein RPV1 isoform X2, translated to MAASSSSSSSGLGCKYDVFINFRGEDTRRGFVSHLYNALAKKPINAFIDAEKLRKGDHLSELLTAIRESRLSIVVFSQNYASSTWCLKELVQILECKDTNNRIVLPIFYEVDPSDVRKLKRKFEEAFAQHYRDSNAEMEEVQSWRSALTTATSLSGWDSRNYENDVVLIEEIVEDVYRKLIDISSTSSKDNGLVDMDSHMHEMHLLLYPPGGETNTVRIVGIWGMGGLGKTTIARAVHDKIASRFEACCFLENFKEGFMKHGKLHMQAQLLLSISNNKVGSSDISSKGFQVMLESLGQRKVLIVVDDVDELEQIEALLEEPHSFGGGSRIIITTRDSQLLSIADVIYNPKILSDSGALKLFRRHAFRKNQPTRDYDDLSNHVVEYAQGLPLALKVLGAFLGNKTIREWEDELEKIRKIPRRGIHDVLKSSFDGLDDKEKDIFLDIACFFKGMEKDCAARILEDCGFHPYTGIRVLIDRALITVSGEGELEMHDSLAEMGREIVRQECIKEPGRRSRLWSYEDVHHVLSQNTATKTVESIIVDFSYSGWPCLNAEAFVRMTQLRLLKIVFKDEYCKQHLFGSLKLLNLRYLSWLGFPLKSLPSNFQFENLVELDMQCSLIDRLWEGTQTQEKLKFINLSYCQSLKETPDFTNVPNLERLIVRSCISLVEVHPSISTLTNLVLLDLHGCNELKILPSKICMRSLKTLNLSDCSSLEMFPEISEGMEELEELNLSGSKIKELPLSINNLSGLSHFNLKDCKELKILPSKICMRSLKTFNLCDCSSLEMFPEISEGMEGLEELNLSGSKIKELPLSINNLSGLSHFNLKDCKELKILPSKIRMRSLKTFNLSDCTSLEMFPEISEGMEELEELNLSGSKIKELSLSINNLTGLSHFNLKDCKELKSLPSCIHMKCLKTFNLYGCFSLEMFPSISEGIEGLEKLDLPCSKIKELSSSINNLTRLCHLNLHNCTELKSLPSSIRMKSLKTFNLSGCSSLEMFPKISEGMEELEELNLSGSKIKELPSSINNLTGLNHLNLKDCKELKSLPSSICQLKSLFSLSLSGCTKFELFPSIEENMEGLRSLFLDGTSIKELSPWIERLTELRYLYLRDCKSLVHRPNTLCNLYFHSPLEDAYRRLG
- the LOC103420607 gene encoding disease resistance protein RPV1 isoform X1, which gives rise to MAASSSSSSSGLGCKYDVFINFRGEDTRRGFVSHLYNALAKKPINAFIDAEKLRKGDHLSELLTAIRESRLSIVVFSQNYASSTWCLKELVQILECKDTNNRIVLPIFYEVDPSDVRKLKRKFEEAFAQHYRDSNAEMEEVQSWRSALTTATSLSGWDSRNYENDVVLIEEIVEDVYRKLIDISSTSSKDNGLVDMDSHMHEMHLLLYPPGGETNTVRIVGIWGMGGLGKTTIARAVHDKIASRFEACCFLENFKEGFMKHGKLHMQAQLLLSISNNKVGSSDISSKGFQVMLESLGQRKVLIVVDDVDELEQIEALLEEPHSFGGGSRIIITTRDSQLLSIADVIYNPKILSDSGALKLFRRHAFRKNQPTRDYDDLSNHVVEYAQGLPLALKVLGAFLGNKTIREWEDELEKIRKIPRRGIHDVLKSSFDGLDDKEKDIFLDIACFFKGMEKDCAARILEDCGFHPYTGIRVLIDRALITVSGEGELEMHDSLAEMGREIVRQECIKEPGRRSRLWSYEDVHHVLSQNTATKTVESIIVDFSYSGWPCLNAEAFVRMTQLRLLKISHRHLNAESVVRRIQRRLLTIGLHGNLNAQRRLLEISYRHFVFKDEYCKQHLFGSLKLLNLRYLSWLGFPLKSLPSNFQFENLVELDMQCSLIDRLWEGTQTQEKLKFINLSYCQSLKETPDFTNVPNLERLIVRSCISLVEVHPSISTLTNLVLLDLHGCNELKILPSKICMRSLKTLNLSDCSSLEMFPEISEGMEELEELNLSGSKIKELPLSINNLSGLSHFNLKDCKELKILPSKICMRSLKTFNLCDCSSLEMFPEISEGMEGLEELNLSGSKIKELPLSINNLSGLSHFNLKDCKELKILPSKIRMRSLKTFNLSDCTSLEMFPEISEGMEELEELNLSGSKIKELSLSINNLTGLSHFNLKDCKELKSLPSCIHMKCLKTFNLYGCFSLEMFPSISEGIEGLEKLDLPCSKIKELSSSINNLTRLCHLNLHNCTELKSLPSSIRMKSLKTFNLSGCSSLEMFPKISEGMEELEELNLSGSKIKELPSSINNLTGLNHLNLKDCKELKSLPSSICQLKSLFSLSLSGCTKFELFPSIEENMEGLRSLFLDGTSIKELSPWIERLTELRYLYLRDCKSLVHRPNTLCNLYFHSPLEDAYRRLG